In Desulfovibrio inopinatus DSM 10711, the following are encoded in one genomic region:
- a CDS encoding response regulator, with translation MNTSSPSSLHAHQGNHEEPVSSGQVLLIDDDESIFLLVSLYLEAQNIALLHAKNVTQAIRMAKQTPPDLILLDVMLPDANGIDSIELFKSERVLRRTPIVVLTAITDVKEKVRALDAGAEDFLHKPVDEAELKARVRSLLKLKAYNDHLHDHQEQLEAEVEKRTSELKDAILHLESEISERIQAENALKRRDAILEAIGQAAAIFLRNADWKNRLPDVLEHLRAATHADQVELYHQSEDATRTHDPSPLLAVSESDPSPGHEVSSRMFKLDKVSTALQNKELVRHELDFSGKTGHVIMAPVFVSSTWWGALAFIFASCTTDVSQAEAEALQTAADMFGHAVHRSTMEADLFAAKELAEKANQTKTEFLANMSHELRTPLNGILGMSQLLQDSDLNTEQTELLKVLVHSADNLSRLVEDLLDLSSIETGNVALDMRSFSLHDVLSPLFSTFELQSQEKPFTFSFHIDDAVPDALVGDPIRLGQILINLIGNAFKFTHKGQVDVTVENAAIQPNREEGVALTFIIKDTGIGISKTKQETIFESFSFAENFMTRKYKGSGLGLAIAKRLAEAMGGAITVESEPEKGSEFRCTVIFSEQRPLTQAAKPSLGANLENEHPSLSILLAEDDLANRVTASRLLTRMGHQVQSVKNGRRALEALSTGSYDLVLMDIQMPELNGEDTARIIRQGDTPGIDPNIPIIALTAFAMESDRVKFLDAGMNDYVSKPYRAMELFNAISRVMDKA, from the coding sequence ATGAATACGTCGTCCCCATCGTCCCTGCACGCCCATCAGGGTAATCACGAAGAGCCTGTTTCGTCAGGACAAGTGCTTCTCATTGATGACGATGAAAGCATTTTTCTCCTTGTCAGCCTGTATCTCGAAGCACAAAATATTGCCCTTCTTCACGCAAAAAACGTGACGCAAGCCATTCGCATGGCCAAGCAAACGCCACCGGATCTCATTTTGCTTGATGTCATGCTTCCTGACGCCAATGGCATTGATTCCATAGAACTCTTTAAATCAGAACGTGTTCTGCGGCGTACGCCTATTGTCGTGTTGACGGCAATTACCGATGTCAAAGAAAAAGTGCGCGCTCTCGACGCTGGTGCCGAAGATTTTCTGCATAAACCGGTTGACGAAGCCGAACTCAAAGCTCGTGTTCGTTCCCTTCTGAAGCTGAAAGCCTATAATGACCACCTTCATGACCATCAGGAACAGCTTGAAGCCGAAGTCGAAAAACGAACCAGCGAATTAAAAGATGCAATCCTTCACCTCGAAAGCGAAATCAGTGAGCGTATTCAGGCTGAAAATGCCTTGAAACGACGCGATGCTATTCTTGAAGCCATTGGCCAGGCCGCCGCAATCTTCCTCCGCAATGCCGACTGGAAGAACCGTCTCCCCGATGTCTTAGAACATCTTCGCGCCGCCACCCATGCCGATCAGGTCGAACTCTACCATCAAAGCGAAGATGCTACCCGTACGCATGATCCATCCCCCCTTCTCGCCGTGTCCGAATCCGACCCATCTCCCGGACACGAGGTATCTTCTCGCATGTTTAAATTAGATAAGGTCTCAACAGCGCTCCAAAACAAGGAGCTTGTCCGCCACGAACTCGATTTTTCAGGCAAGACCGGACACGTCATTATGGCTCCTGTCTTCGTATCATCCACGTGGTGGGGAGCTTTGGCCTTCATTTTCGCCAGCTGCACGACCGATGTCTCACAAGCAGAAGCTGAAGCGCTTCAAACAGCGGCCGATATGTTCGGACATGCTGTCCATCGAAGCACTATGGAAGCCGACCTCTTCGCAGCCAAGGAACTTGCAGAAAAAGCAAATCAAACGAAAACCGAATTTTTAGCCAATATGAGTCACGAACTCCGCACACCACTGAATGGCATCCTTGGGATGAGCCAACTTCTTCAAGACAGCGACCTCAATACGGAGCAGACCGAATTATTGAAAGTTCTCGTTCATTCAGCCGATAACCTGTCGCGACTTGTGGAAGATTTACTTGATCTATCAAGTATTGAAACAGGTAATGTCGCTTTGGACATGCGCTCTTTTAGCCTGCACGACGTGCTCTCTCCGCTGTTTTCCACATTTGAACTGCAATCACAGGAGAAACCATTCACCTTCTCTTTTCACATTGATGATGCTGTTCCCGATGCTCTTGTCGGCGATCCCATCAGATTGGGACAAATTCTTATCAACCTCATCGGTAATGCCTTTAAGTTCACACATAAAGGTCAGGTGGATGTCACCGTTGAAAATGCTGCAATCCAACCGAACAGAGAAGAAGGCGTGGCCTTGACATTCATCATCAAAGACACCGGCATTGGCATTTCGAAAACCAAGCAGGAAACTATTTTTGAGAGCTTCAGCTTTGCCGAAAACTTCATGACCCGTAAATACAAAGGCTCAGGATTGGGGCTGGCCATAGCCAAACGTCTTGCGGAAGCGATGGGAGGAGCCATTACGGTGGAGAGTGAACCCGAAAAAGGATCGGAGTTCCGTTGCACGGTTATATTCTCCGAGCAACGTCCCCTCACCCAGGCTGCAAAGCCATCCCTTGGGGCGAATTTGGAAAATGAACACCCATCCCTCAGCATCTTGCTTGCTGAAGATGATTTGGCGAACAGAGTGACGGCCTCACGCCTGCTCACTCGGATGGGACACCAGGTACAAAGCGTTAAAAACGGTCGTCGAGCCCTCGAAGCGTTGTCAACAGGCAGTTATGATCTCGTCCTTATGGATATTCAGATGCCTGAACTCAACGGAGAAGATACCGCGCGTATCATCCGACAAGGCGACACCCCCGGTATCGATCCCAACATTCCGATCATCGCACTGACTGCTTTTGCCATGGAAAGCGACCGGGTAAAATTTCTTGATGCCGGTATGAATGATTACGTCTCCAAACCATACCGAGCCATGGAACTCTTCAATGCCATTTCGCGCGTCATGGACAAAGCATAA
- a CDS encoding hybrid sensor histidine kinase/response regulator, producing the protein MPSVHMPWTLHRNAVSCLRITLATFVIFACICLVSTLLALKAYDATIQYTVRSNRIFLELDTFVERIHFMFLSELYTPMPSSAASSQQKLVPLAQSFYKSLHELIAISSTMPYNDVTELEEITPAFQSYFLFIRGIFERPNPAEYYRKEQIFNYIRAQKDALEAQIKTIATHISHQLETQRLQSRAQVQTSGIGLGLSCIFITAISVLLNILIRKQLQAQHTHLITELSRMVSAPAFTEPTESVLCGDPCPSVTQEYPRLTDSICDAICRKETLHQIYTFSDIGLWRIDPEGRTLALSSYLARMLGYETSEQGQKCIPDHLIERFTDPTTIRHAIESARTNGVAFLPDASLRCRHGSIVRVKLQIIAVHCANGSSQAFELIVSDKTQELLVQALQSQRDASQKNDETRRALLNAVLNTLSMPIFQFTKLIAKCNAIPSEPIRKYKAVQLDQASKSLQRTMFALHAFIGTPCANIVGNISTIRPEEFIQTVTAEAATISGSKCLSLHTSLSPDTPETIQTNAEHLQFILEQLVDNAIRYTERGSVHVIARPDGEEHIVFEVSDTGSGIHVNDSVLFSAYAHRSSFPKQQTHGAGLGLAISRYLASIMGGQLSRHSTSEPGSCFQLRLPVMPPSVPTRHVSSLHDQSDIGCLETPRPVLIAEDDMMTQHALHAIFEQTALAITFVSDGKEALVALESGVFEIAVLNLEMPELDGIAVVKAFRQAEGKTAVDALPIFITSAHVQEEFRQRSIQAGANGYLTKPFSPMELIKTISQSLTRSQNREPSPHTN; encoded by the coding sequence ATGCCATCCGTACACATGCCCTGGACATTACACCGCAACGCCGTTTCCTGTCTTCGGATAACGCTGGCTACCTTTGTCATCTTCGCTTGTATATGCTTGGTTTCAACTCTTTTGGCGCTTAAAGCGTATGATGCGACAATACAGTATACTGTTCGCAGTAATCGTATATTCCTTGAATTGGATACATTCGTTGAGCGTATTCACTTCATGTTTCTTTCCGAACTGTATACGCCTATGCCTTCTTCTGCAGCTTCTTCACAGCAAAAACTTGTGCCGCTGGCCCAATCATTTTACAAGAGTCTCCATGAATTGATCGCCATATCCTCTACCATGCCATATAACGATGTCACGGAACTCGAAGAAATAACTCCTGCTTTTCAATCGTACTTCTTATTTATCAGGGGGATATTCGAGCGCCCCAATCCAGCTGAATACTATCGCAAAGAACAAATTTTCAACTATATTAGAGCGCAAAAAGATGCTTTGGAGGCCCAAATCAAAACGATCGCAACACATATCTCTCACCAGCTCGAAACCCAACGCCTACAATCCCGTGCTCAAGTGCAGACATCCGGGATTGGTCTCGGACTTTCCTGCATATTCATCACTGCAATCAGTGTCCTCCTGAACATTCTCATAAGAAAGCAGCTACAGGCGCAGCATACCCATCTTATTACAGAGCTTTCGCGCATGGTGTCTGCGCCTGCATTTACAGAACCAACGGAATCCGTTCTCTGTGGTGATCCATGCCCTTCTGTCACGCAGGAATACCCCCGCCTCACGGACTCCATTTGTGACGCTATCTGCCGGAAAGAAACGCTACATCAGATCTACACTTTTTCCGATATTGGATTATGGCGAATCGACCCTGAAGGGCGCACGTTAGCGCTCTCTTCCTATTTGGCAAGAATGCTGGGTTATGAAACTTCCGAGCAAGGACAAAAATGTATTCCGGATCATCTCATCGAACGTTTCACCGATCCGACAACCATCCGGCATGCCATCGAGTCCGCACGCACCAACGGTGTTGCGTTTCTCCCTGATGCCTCATTGCGCTGCCGACATGGGAGTATTGTGCGTGTCAAACTTCAAATCATTGCCGTTCACTGTGCCAATGGGAGCTCTCAGGCCTTTGAACTGATCGTGTCCGACAAAACACAGGAATTGCTCGTACAGGCCCTTCAGTCACAACGAGACGCGTCTCAAAAAAATGACGAGACTCGCCGTGCGCTCCTTAATGCGGTGCTCAATACCCTGAGTATGCCAATTTTTCAGTTCACGAAATTAATCGCAAAGTGTAATGCGATCCCCTCCGAGCCCATCCGGAAATATAAAGCTGTGCAACTCGATCAAGCAAGCAAATCGCTGCAGCGTACAATGTTTGCTCTCCATGCATTCATTGGAACGCCGTGTGCCAACATTGTCGGCAATATATCTACCATACGTCCCGAAGAGTTCATACAAACAGTCACAGCGGAGGCTGCAACAATCAGCGGGAGTAAATGCCTTTCTCTTCACACGTCTCTCTCGCCGGACACGCCTGAAACGATCCAAACCAATGCAGAACATCTTCAGTTTATTCTGGAACAACTTGTCGATAATGCCATTCGATACACGGAGAGGGGTTCAGTCCATGTGATCGCTCGGCCTGATGGAGAAGAACATATTGTGTTCGAAGTGTCCGATACCGGATCGGGCATACACGTTAATGACAGCGTTTTATTCAGTGCCTACGCCCATCGGTCATCATTTCCAAAACAGCAAACACATGGTGCAGGCCTGGGATTGGCCATAAGTCGATACTTAGCGAGCATTATGGGAGGCCAACTCTCAAGACATTCCACCTCTGAGCCTGGGAGCTGTTTTCAATTGCGTTTACCGGTTATGCCTCCCTCCGTTCCAACACGTCATGTCTCGTCTCTTCACGATCAAAGCGATATTGGCTGTCTGGAAACACCACGACCTGTTCTGATCGCCGAAGACGACATGATGACACAACACGCTCTTCACGCCATTTTCGAACAAACCGCTCTCGCCATTACGTTTGTTTCCGACGGAAAAGAAGCGCTTGTAGCTTTAGAGTCCGGTGTTTTCGAAATCGCCGTTCTCAATCTGGAAATGCCCGAACTTGATGGCATCGCCGTCGTCAAGGCATTTCGTCAAGCTGAAGGAAAAACAGCTGTAGACGCATTGCCTATCTTCATCACTTCTGCGCATGTTCAAGAAGAATTTCGGCAACGCAGTATTCAAGCTGGCGCCAACGGATACTTGACGAAACCGTTCTCCCCCATGGAACTTATAAAAACGATATCCCAATCCCTTACACGTTCACAAAACCGAGAGCCGTCACCTCACACCAATTGA
- a CDS encoding cache domain-containing protein: protein MLLKQITFTKIYYGYFKVTRHRTISSQSKKNIQHKTQALSINNSILTYIKKHQPNKKQTNCYEMRTTKQYDTIFHIPSKPWVTAFFLGLSRTVFIAVFSLVAIIGCSDTRKKFDHDTISTAAMSINALFLHAAEVTNAVATQAKNIYEKPLQKDVGWNQNYVYFDKSVYYKPHDDGLCAMWASGKTPIGRQERQRIASLETLQPTLVQAVTENQFIQQAYILTKDHIAFYYPFISGVSLFEPKTDFYTAFFPFSVVTPANNPERTGRWIEPYIDATGKGYVVSYSHPVYVNDTFEAAVGIDIVLRAIEETCLPQDIPLILLSSQSIPVAVTPALHAMTGLEGLGPLYYFGKVQKDNPVSSTHRLVLKPDLQLRTLGRKIMEGQSEFYQMIGKKKFYIVTALIPAVDWYVVGVWPIS from the coding sequence ATGTTACTGAAACAAATAACTTTTACAAAAATATATTATGGATATTTTAAAGTCACCCGCCATAGAACTATCAGTTCTCAATCCAAAAAGAACATACAACACAAAACACAGGCCCTATCTATAAACAACTCTATACTAACTTACATCAAAAAACACCAACCAAACAAAAAACAAACAAACTGTTACGAAATGCGAACAACAAAACAATACGACACAATTTTTCACATCCCCTCTAAGCCATGGGTAACAGCGTTTTTTCTAGGATTATCTCGTACTGTCTTTATAGCCGTTTTCTCTCTTGTAGCCATAATAGGATGTAGCGACACGAGAAAAAAATTTGATCACGACACCATTTCCACTGCCGCGATGTCCATTAATGCTTTATTTCTTCACGCTGCCGAAGTGACCAACGCCGTGGCAACACAAGCGAAAAATATTTATGAGAAACCACTACAGAAAGATGTGGGTTGGAATCAAAACTATGTCTATTTTGATAAAAGCGTTTATTACAAACCACATGATGATGGTTTGTGTGCAATGTGGGCATCAGGGAAAACACCCATAGGGAGGCAAGAACGCCAGCGCATAGCAAGCCTGGAAACGTTGCAACCAACTCTTGTTCAAGCGGTCACCGAGAACCAATTCATCCAACAGGCGTATATCCTCACGAAAGACCACATCGCGTTCTATTATCCATTTATCAGTGGAGTCTCACTTTTTGAGCCTAAAACAGATTTTTACACAGCATTTTTCCCATTTTCCGTCGTTACTCCTGCAAATAATCCCGAACGAACAGGACGCTGGATCGAACCATATATCGATGCAACAGGAAAGGGCTATGTCGTATCCTATAGCCATCCTGTATACGTCAACGACACCTTCGAGGCTGCTGTTGGCATCGATATTGTGCTGAGAGCCATTGAAGAAACATGCTTACCTCAGGACATTCCGTTAATACTTTTATCATCACAAAGTATTCCTGTCGCGGTGACTCCAGCATTGCATGCCATGACAGGACTCGAGGGACTTGGCCCATTATATTATTTTGGCAAAGTCCAGAAAGACAACCCCGTTTCCAGTACTCACCGTCTTGTACTGAAACCAGACCTTCAGTTGCGAACGCTCGGACGCAAAATTATGGAAGGTCAAAGTGAGTTCTACCAAATGATTGGCAAAAAGAAATTCTATATCGTGACGGCTCTTATTCCTGCTGTCGACTGGTATGTCGTCGGTGTCTGGCCAATCTCCTGA
- a CDS encoding ABC transporter permease yields MTRIAFFFSLWRMFSLRHHQRHALRAIAVILGVALGAAVFTGVRLAARASISSFENGMDAVTGKADAIITEPAGRVDERFVGQLLRLPEVAAASPIISAYVETANGQILHIFGVDPFLDRTFRSYSDKTARPELVFPLLDTPNTVILGATAAKQLGVNAHDTVHLTGGQKLTVLHVLHDDRFEAVDAGMVALADIATAQELTGTFGKVDRIDLRFLANTPIQRNISAVKRLLPEGYSLNPAEESGKTGRSMIRAYQQNLTVLSFVSLFAGMFLVYGLTSLNAASRRFEVSVLRALGASRSMIFGLFLADGAILGLAGWAISTPLSLGLLNHLAPVVNHTVNTLFTRVATGGVFIHGVEIVGALLLTVTVAILASARPALEAMRVSPREVLVTTGSTSTSPSQTWRWALAGGLLCLAAWPIAHIPGPSGVPLFGYFAVFCLFVGFSLCSPFLLEVMSKHVSVITGRIFGPMVMVGSREIEDAGPRAAVSVGALITAVGLFVCLSITIGSFRSTFNLWLDQTVSGDIFLRPQGAEENHYRFTLRPETIDWIIQHANSATIMAYNRYYLDIHGVPVQFETTDFHVYRTHSQFLFLTPATASQQLNALREAEQGHGAIVSEVFANQTGLGQGDLLQLHVDGIELKTPIVAVVRSYRTRGGVVFFDRSAFANLSNASPPLWGGARIFFRGPKPEAQAQQFHDQFLREAPAAATVQATLGSQLRHIVRGIFEDTFAVTSLLLVIALIVAAIGIATTLTVMVLERSQRLNTLRALGASRHQIRLLIVWQALSLCMCGMILGSGAGLILADLVINVVNKVSFGWTFVFTFNPLELSLTLPLVFLAGLAASLPAAAAALRKPIAEVLRGQHP; encoded by the coding sequence GTGACACGAATTGCCTTTTTTTTCTCTCTCTGGCGCATGTTCAGTCTTCGACATCATCAGCGCCACGCGCTACGCGCCATCGCCGTGATTCTTGGCGTCGCCTTGGGTGCGGCCGTCTTTACCGGGGTTCGTCTCGCTGCACGCGCCTCGATTTCTTCGTTTGAAAACGGCATGGACGCTGTTACAGGCAAAGCCGATGCCATCATCACCGAACCGGCAGGCCGCGTCGATGAACGATTCGTCGGCCAACTGTTGCGTCTTCCCGAAGTCGCTGCCGCATCCCCCATTATTTCAGCGTATGTCGAAACGGCAAATGGCCAGATTCTCCATATATTCGGTGTTGATCCGTTCCTTGATCGAACATTCCGCTCTTATAGCGACAAAACAGCCCGGCCAGAACTTGTTTTTCCTTTGCTCGACACCCCCAATACGGTGATTCTCGGCGCAACCGCAGCCAAGCAACTCGGGGTCAATGCCCATGACACGGTACACTTGACCGGTGGGCAGAAATTGACCGTTCTTCATGTCCTCCATGACGATCGATTTGAAGCTGTTGATGCCGGCATGGTGGCATTAGCCGATATTGCAACGGCTCAAGAACTCACCGGGACATTTGGCAAAGTCGATCGCATTGATCTTCGCTTCCTCGCCAACACTCCAATACAAAGAAATATTTCCGCAGTGAAACGACTGCTTCCCGAAGGATATAGCCTCAACCCCGCGGAAGAGTCCGGTAAAACCGGCCGGTCCATGATTCGCGCCTACCAACAAAATCTGACCGTTCTTAGCTTTGTTTCTCTTTTTGCCGGCATGTTCCTTGTCTACGGACTCACAAGTCTGAATGCTGCGTCCCGCCGATTTGAAGTATCGGTACTGCGAGCTCTCGGCGCTTCCCGGTCCATGATTTTCGGATTGTTTCTCGCCGATGGAGCTATACTCGGCCTTGCGGGATGGGCGATTTCTACCCCGCTCAGTCTTGGGCTGCTCAACCACTTGGCCCCCGTCGTCAATCATACTGTCAACACGCTGTTTACTCGCGTTGCCACCGGAGGAGTTTTCATACACGGCGTCGAAATCGTGGGGGCATTGTTGCTTACGGTAACCGTCGCTATCTTGGCTTCAGCAAGGCCGGCTTTGGAAGCCATGCGTGTCTCTCCTCGGGAAGTTCTCGTTACGACGGGATCAACATCGACATCACCATCACAAACATGGCGCTGGGCACTGGCTGGAGGTTTACTTTGTTTGGCAGCCTGGCCGATAGCTCACATACCAGGCCCCTCCGGTGTCCCTCTCTTTGGTTACTTCGCCGTTTTTTGTCTTTTTGTCGGATTCTCGTTGTGTTCCCCGTTTCTTCTCGAAGTGATGAGCAAACATGTAAGCGTTATTACAGGGAGAATCTTTGGCCCAATGGTCATGGTGGGTAGTCGGGAAATCGAAGACGCCGGCCCTCGTGCAGCCGTTTCTGTCGGTGCGCTCATCACGGCAGTAGGTCTGTTCGTATGTTTGAGCATCACAATCGGAAGCTTCCGTTCGACATTCAATCTCTGGCTCGACCAAACTGTCAGTGGAGATATCTTCCTTCGTCCACAAGGCGCTGAAGAAAATCATTATCGCTTCACCCTACGCCCTGAGACCATCGACTGGATCATCCAGCATGCCAACAGCGCCACCATTATGGCATACAACCGCTATTACCTCGATATACACGGGGTACCGGTCCAGTTTGAAACAACGGATTTTCATGTATACAGAACCCACAGCCAATTCCTTTTTCTGACACCGGCGACAGCATCACAACAACTCAATGCTCTTCGGGAAGCGGAGCAAGGACATGGTGCAATCGTGTCCGAAGTCTTTGCCAACCAGACCGGCTTGGGGCAGGGAGATCTGTTACAACTTCATGTTGATGGTATTGAGTTGAAGACCCCAATCGTTGCTGTAGTACGCAGTTACCGGACTCGAGGGGGTGTTGTCTTTTTCGATCGGTCTGCGTTTGCCAACCTCTCCAACGCATCTCCTCCTTTGTGGGGTGGGGCTCGCATCTTCTTTCGTGGTCCGAAACCCGAAGCGCAGGCCCAGCAGTTCCACGATCAATTCCTTCGCGAAGCTCCTGCTGCGGCAACCGTGCAAGCAACATTAGGCTCACAATTGCGCCATATCGTTCGGGGTATTTTCGAAGACACCTTTGCCGTAACGAGTTTGTTGTTGGTCATTGCACTGATTGTCGCCGCCATCGGCATTGCCACGACGCTAACGGTTATGGTTTTGGAGCGCAGCCAACGTCTCAACACCCTACGAGCACTTGGTGCTTCACGTCATCAAATACGACTTTTGATTGTCTGGCAGGCGTTGAGCCTGTGTATGTGTGGTATGATTCTGGGCAGTGGCGCAGGACTTATCCTGGCCGATTTGGTCATCAATGTCGTCAATAAAGTGTCTTTTGGATGGACGTTTGTCTTTACCTTCAACCCGCTGGAACTCAGTTTAACACTCCCATTAGTCTTCTTGGCTGGCCTCGCCGCCAGCCTGCCTGCAGCCGCTGCCGCTTTGAGAAAACCCATTGCCGAAGTGTTACGCGGACAACACCCCTAG
- a CDS encoding helix-turn-helix domain-containing protein yields MAQDIVFNLRQKLNQCNIEQCDLANAIGVSKSQISHIFAGRRRLSGRIRQRFETAYASLTVYGSLNFTPDYFTNNDEKS; encoded by the coding sequence ATGGCACAGGATATTGTGTTCAACCTGAGACAAAAACTTAACCAATGCAATATTGAACAATGTGACCTCGCCAATGCCATTGGTGTCAGTAAATCTCAGATTAGTCACATTTTTGCCGGAAGGCGACGGTTATCCGGAAGAATTCGACAACGATTTGAAACTGCGTATGCTTCCTTGACGGTCTATGGTTCTTTAAATTTTACTCCCGACTATTTCACAAATAACGACGAAAAATCATAA
- a CDS encoding ABC transporter ATP-binding protein has protein sequence MENTMYAIEARGLCRLHGDTGIGIQDINLSIATGSFVILKGESGSGKSTLLSLLAGLDRPTAGELRVAGHHIGQLDESGMTQFRRHVVGVIFQSFNLLPTLTVLENAVLPGLLAGGKRADVTQRASELLERLGMGHRFHHKTGALSGGEMQRCAIARALINNPALLLADEPTGNLDSKNSRIVLELLANIRKDATQTIIMATHSDMADDLADEKLLLCDGHLTQSPA, from the coding sequence ATGGAAAATACCATGTATGCTATCGAGGCACGTGGATTATGCCGTCTGCATGGAGATACCGGAATTGGAATTCAGGATATCAACCTCTCCATCGCAACAGGTTCGTTTGTCATTTTAAAAGGAGAGTCCGGTTCCGGGAAATCCACATTGCTCTCGCTTCTTGCCGGCCTGGACCGTCCAACGGCTGGTGAGCTTCGTGTGGCCGGACACCATATCGGTCAGCTTGATGAATCCGGTATGACGCAATTTCGACGACATGTTGTTGGCGTCATATTTCAATCATTCAACCTCTTACCCACACTGACAGTTCTTGAAAATGCGGTGTTACCAGGCCTCCTAGCCGGAGGAAAACGTGCCGATGTTACACAACGCGCTTCCGAATTACTTGAACGATTAGGCATGGGACACCGTTTTCATCATAAAACAGGGGCATTGTCCGGTGGTGAAATGCAACGTTGTGCCATCGCCCGAGCGCTTATCAACAATCCGGCTCTTCTTCTGGCTGACGAACCCACCGGCAACCTTGACTCAAAAAACAGTCGTATCGTCCTGGAACTCCTAGCCAACATACGAAAAGACGCAACACAAACCATCATCATGGCGACGCATTCCGACATGGCCGATGACCTCGCCGATGAAAAACTTCTGCTCTGCGATGGACATCTTACTCAATCGCCAGCATGA
- a CDS encoding ACT domain-containing protein, with protein sequence MTASPEMTILDLTVKNHPGVMSHICNLFARRAYNLDAIACLPVNGGENSRMLLRLREDERLTQIVRQVEKLHDVLHLETTRDNRIFETMNTEFCDTATVE encoded by the coding sequence ATGACCGCGTCGCCTGAAATGACCATTCTTGATCTCACGGTGAAAAACCATCCTGGGGTCATGTCGCACATATGCAACCTGTTCGCCCGGCGTGCTTATAACCTCGACGCGATTGCGTGCTTGCCTGTCAACGGCGGAGAGAACAGCCGAATGCTGCTGCGATTGCGCGAAGATGAACGCCTCACACAAATTGTCCGACAAGTAGAAAAACTCCACGATGTCCTTCATCTCGAAACAACTCGGGATAACAGAATATTCGAGACAATGAACACGGAATTCTGCGATACCGCCACAGTGGAGTAA